A window of Daphnia pulicaria isolate SC F1-1A chromosome 10, SC_F0-13Bv2, whole genome shotgun sequence contains these coding sequences:
- the LOC124314877 gene encoding endocuticle structural glycoprotein SgAbd-1-like — translation MKLLIVVALFAVASANTFQNPWSTARVLKIDDEKPVAILRSASDFKDDGSWRHSFASEDGIQVEANGFQKRVGPKPEDVGAVSRGSYSYTSPEGFLITVNWVADENGFQAKGDHLPVAPPMPPHVVKMLADLRAAGRL, via the exons ATgaaattg TTGATTGTCGTTGCTCTCTTTGCTGTGGCTTCCGCTAACACCTTCCAAAACCCGTGGTCAACTGCAAGAGTATTGAAAATCGACGATGAAAAACCTGTGGCCATTTTGAGATCTGCCAGTGACTTTAAGGACGATGGAAGCTGGAGGCATAG CTTTGCCAGTGAAGACGGAATTCAGGTCGAAGCCAACGGATTCCAGAAGCGCGTCGGACCTAAACCCGAGGACGTTGGTGCCGTTTCTCGCGGATCTTACTCTTACACTTCTCCGGAAGGATTCCTCATCACCGTCAACTGGGTTGCCGATGAGAACGGATTCCAGGCCAAAGGTGACCACTTGCCCGTCGCTCCCCCCATGCCCCCGCACGTCGTCAAGATGCTCGCCGACTTGAGAGCCGCCGGTCGTCTGTAA